One Mercurialis annua linkage group LG3, ddMerAnnu1.2, whole genome shotgun sequence DNA window includes the following coding sequences:
- the LOC126671924 gene encoding salutaridinol 7-O-acetyltransferase-like: protein MSPDISSQEIVKAQVNYFKCGGVAISVCMWHVVADGPTAASFISTWAKIANNDGSGGGGGGELNDVGNVVYDCTTFFPPKDIKSLLMSNIKTEELLSNITMKRCVLDGAKISALREAVGNGPYLDRPTRVEAVGALIWKAVMDATGEEYVASIPVNLRNKMEPPLLKNCMGNINQVTFTTDCSLQDDYNCLAGKLHESIKKMDDEYVRKSHESGEYFEYVKNIAAGMTEDPKLLKMLGISSWCRFPFYESDFGWGKPVWVTPAMISRGVFLLDTKDGHGIEAWIGLPEEIMAKFEKDPRVCDYVSFTPN, encoded by the coding sequence ATGTCGCCGGATATTAGCTCTCAGGAAATCGTGAAAGCTCAGGTGAATTACTTTAAGTGCGGCGGGGTAGCAATCAGCGTCTGCATGTGGCATGTGGTTGCCGATGGACCAACTGCCGCGTCGTTTATATCTACTTGGGCTAAAATAGCTAATAATGACggcagcggcggcggcggtggtggtgaGTTAAACGACGTCGGAAATGTTGTTTATGATTGCACCACCTTTTTCCCTCCGAAGGACATCAAAAGCTTGTTAATGTCCAATATCAAGACTGAAGAATTATTAAGCAATATTACGATGAAACGGTGCGTATTAGACGGAGCCAAAATCTCTGCGTTGAGAGAAGCAGTAGGTAACGGGCCGTATTTAGATCGTCCGACTCGGGTCGAGGCTGTCGGTGCTCTAATTTGGAAGGCGGTTATGGACGCAACCGGAGAAGAATACGTAGCGTCAATTCCTGTAAATTTGAGAAACAAAATGGAGCCTCCGTTGCTAAAGAATTGTATGGGCAACATCAATCAGGTGACGTTCACGACGGACTGTTCGTTGCAAGATGACTATAATTGTTTAGCCGGAAAACTTCACGAGTCGATAAAGAAGATGGACGATGAGTATGTGAGGAAGAGCCATGAAAGTGGCGAATATTTTGAATATGTGAAAAATATAGCTGCCGGGATGACGGAGGATCCTAAACTGTTGAAAATGTTGGGGATAAGTAGTTGGTGTAGGTTTCCGTTTTATGAGTCGGATTTTGGGTGGGGAAAACCCGTTTGGGTGACTCCGGCGATGATTAGCAGAGGTGTGTTTCTGCTGGATACAAAGGATGGTCACGGAATAGAAGCCTGGATTGGATTGCCTGAAGAAATTATGGCAAAGTTTGAAAAAGACCCTAGAGTATGTGACTATGTTTCATTCACCCCCAATTAA
- the LOC126674129 gene encoding stemmadenine O-acetyltransferase-like, translating into MVKNIEFTSKDLIKPSTPTPRHLRNYKLSFLDQIAPPAYVRVILFYEHIINTPLETSQLLKKSLAKTLTRFYPLAGRVVNDFVIECNDEGAEYSEVRVPFKLCEAIESKDAKEIKMLFPYDMHFDIKNEAMLAVQFNVFDCGGIAIGLSFSHKIVDGTSVTAFLHAWSAFTRGATVINGLDLDSALHFPPTNVSGYNRPTKGNINRDKIATKRFKFSKSSIAALREAAAKPETTRYEVITAFIWRRLMAIFESKQEPKKKLEYAAVHAVNLRARMVPPLTSKSFGNIWQYAVASSPSSANLEIQNQNNNQETCHSTLVSQTSKTIRDINGDYVKKLRNGEWYMNWMKERVKNVELIAFTSWCAFPMYEIDFGWGNPIFATSLGRPFKNVTVLTSDRNGDGIEIWINLLEEDMAVFENDSEVLSFVS; encoded by the exons ATGGTTAAGAACATAGAATTTACCTCAAAAGATTTGATCAAACCATCAACTCCAACTCCTCGTCATCTTAGAAACTACAAACTTTCATTTCTTGATCAGATTGCTCCTCCTGCATACGTAAGAGTCATTCTTTTCTATGAACATATCATCAATACTCCGCTTGAAACATcacaattacttaaaaaatctcTCGCAAAAACGCTAACCCGATTCTATCCTTTAGCTGGTCGAGTCGTAAATGATTTCGTAATCGAATGCAACGACGAGGGTGCGGAGTATAGCGAAGTTCGGGTTCCATTTAAATTGTGTGAAGCTATAGAAAGTAAAGATGCTAAGGAGATTAAAATGTTGTTTCCGTATGATATGCATTTTGATATCAAGAATGAAGCTATGCTTGCTGTGCAATTTAATGTGTTTGATTGCGGTGGAATTGCTATTGGTTTGTCTTTTTCGCACAAGATTGTTGATGGTACTTCAGTGACTGCTTTTCTTCATGCTTGGTCTGCTTTTACTCGAGGGGCTACTGTTATCAACGGTTTGGATCTTGATTCTGCCCTTCATTTTCCTCCAACAAATGTATCAG GTTATAACAGGCCAACGAAAGGGAACATAAACAGAGACAAGATAGCTACAAAAAGATTCAAGTTCAGCAAATCAAGCATAGCTGCTCTAAGAGAAGCTGCAGCCAAGCCGGAGACAACTCGTTACGAGGTGATCACCGCCTTTATATGGAGGCGATTGATGGCAATTTTCGAATCAAAGCAAgagccaaaaaaaaaattagagtacGCAGCAGTTCACGCTGTAAATCTTCGAGCAAGAATGGTGCCTCCCTTGACTAGTAAATCCTTCGGAAACATCTGGCAGTACGCGGTCGCATCATCACCATCATCGGCAAATCTTGAAATTCAGAATCAGAATAACAATCAAGAAACTTGTCATAGCACACTAGTGAGCCAGACAAGCAAAACAATTAGAGATATTAATGGAGATTATGTGAAGAAATTGCGGAATGGCGAATGGTACATGAATTGGATGAAAGAAAGGGTAAAGAATGTAGAACTGATTGCCTTCACAAGCTGGTGTGCATTTCCTATGTATGAAATTGATTTCGGATGGGGAAATCCGATTTTCGCGACGAGTCTTGGTCGGCCTTTCAAGAATGTGACTGTGTTGACTAGTGATAGAAATGGTGATGGAATTGAAATATGGATTAACTTGTTGGAGGAAGATATGGCTGTTTTTGAGAATGATTCAGAGGttctttcttttgtttcttGA